One window from the genome of Anaerolineales bacterium encodes:
- a CDS encoding FHA domain-containing protein — protein MRIPGWMPAAAVLAALWLSLLPPTPGQAQAPVQVDLAPPDVSGFPDILLYVTARPIAGSEPLVLAPQDFVILEDQTERPLTSMEIVQAGLDLRLVLNTTHGMGLRDSGGRSRFDRVREALVRWWSEPLTTQFGTDSYSLITREGTILEGLPAAAELASTIDYLQPSLTATDTALDLLTRVLEQARPTPPPGTPRVLVFVTPFVDIAEDLGLANVVAAAQETSTAVYPVIVGPAALAEDPALEGWRTLAQQTGGGLTLFDPAAGFDALAQELDQSRTRYRLSYPSAASSQGAHSVQVRLLNETLDEISPVRTFRADVLPPEVVFVSPPASIVIDLPQPGQSADGLDPQTVTLPLLITFPDNHPRPIVETELLVDGVLTASKVQPPFDVLTWSVGEQSQASDLKLQAAVTDSLGLRGLSEPVSVRLEAFRAPSVLETRPWLIGLMGLLLAATAAAVGLLPRVAARRPSATGLRSAPPRLRRASLAPAAPDQAEARLQPVEGDLDPILLTGTDITIGRDASLVTQVVFDPSVSAVHARLIRQVHGRYLLRDQDSLAGTWVNHEEVPQAGRALEHGDLVHFGRLGYRFLMTQEPADRQIVVSPQAETGPSPALRSPGP, from the coding sequence ATGCGCATCCCGGGCTGGATGCCGGCGGCCGCCGTCCTGGCGGCCTTGTGGCTCAGCCTGCTGCCTCCCACTCCCGGTCAGGCGCAGGCCCCCGTTCAGGTTGACCTTGCTCCCCCGGATGTCTCCGGCTTCCCCGACATCCTCCTGTATGTGACCGCCCGGCCAATCGCCGGCAGTGAGCCTCTGGTCCTTGCGCCCCAGGACTTCGTGATCCTCGAAGATCAGACCGAGCGCCCTTTGACCTCCATGGAGATTGTCCAGGCCGGCCTGGATCTGCGCCTGGTGCTCAACACCACCCATGGAATGGGCCTGCGAGATTCCGGCGGCCGCAGCCGGTTCGATCGGGTGCGCGAGGCGCTGGTGCGCTGGTGGTCGGAACCCCTGACGACGCAGTTCGGAACCGACAGCTACTCGCTGATCACTCGGGAGGGAACAATTCTCGAAGGGCTCCCGGCGGCCGCCGAATTGGCTTCCACCATCGACTATCTACAGCCCTCGCTGACCGCAACCGACACCGCCCTTGATCTCCTTACGCGCGTTCTCGAGCAGGCTCGTCCGACCCCTCCCCCCGGGACGCCCCGAGTGCTGGTCTTTGTCACTCCGTTCGTAGACATCGCCGAAGACCTGGGGCTGGCGAACGTGGTGGCGGCGGCGCAGGAGACCTCCACCGCAGTCTACCCCGTGATCGTGGGGCCGGCCGCTCTGGCTGAGGACCCGGCCCTCGAGGGCTGGCGCACCCTCGCCCAGCAGACGGGCGGCGGCCTGACCCTGTTCGACCCGGCCGCCGGCTTCGACGCCCTGGCGCAGGAGCTCGATCAATCGCGCACCCGGTACCGCCTGTCCTATCCCTCGGCCGCTTCGAGCCAGGGTGCGCATTCGGTTCAGGTGCGCCTGCTCAATGAAACCCTGGACGAGATCTCACCGGTTCGGACCTTCCGGGCTGACGTCCTCCCGCCCGAGGTAGTCTTCGTCTCGCCTCCTGCCAGCATCGTGATCGATCTACCTCAGCCCGGACAATCCGCCGATGGGTTGGACCCCCAGACGGTGACGCTCCCCTTGCTCATCACCTTCCCCGACAACCATCCACGGCCGATCGTCGAGACCGAACTCCTGGTCGACGGTGTGCTGACGGCCTCGAAGGTGCAACCGCCGTTCGATGTCCTGACATGGTCTGTCGGCGAGCAATCCCAAGCCAGCGACCTCAAGCTTCAGGCCGCGGTAACGGACAGCCTGGGCCTGCGAGGCCTCTCGGAACCGGTCAGCGTGCGGCTTGAGGCTTTCAGGGCTCCCAGTGTCCTCGAGACCCGGCCATGGCTGATCGGGCTCATGGGCTTGCTGTTGGCAGCGACAGCCGCAGCGGTGGGCTTGCTGCCGCGAGTCGCCGCCCGCCGTCCTTCAGCGACCGGCCTGCGCTCCGCCCCGCCTCGTCTCCGCCGGGCCAGCCTTGCCCCGGCCGCACCCGACCAGGCCGAGGCCCGCCTGCAGCCCGTCGAAGGCGACCTCGATCCCATCCTTCTCACCGGGACAGACATCACCATCGGACGGGATGCATCCCTGGTGACCCAAGTCGTCTTCGATCCTTCGGTCAGCGCTGTACACGCCCGCTTGATCCGCCAGGTTCACGGTCGCTACTTGTTGCGCGATCAAGACTCACTGGCCGGGACCTGGGTGAACCACGAGGAGGTACCGCAAGCCGGGCGGGCGCTGGAGCACGGCGATCTTGTGCACTTTGGCCGCCTGGGTTATCGTTTCCTGATGACTCAAGAGCCCGCGGATCGGCAGATCGTCGTTTCGCCCCAGGCCGAGACTGGCCCGAGTCCTGCACTCAGGTCCCCCGGCCCATGA
- a CDS encoding protein phosphatase 2C domain-containing protein, whose translation MIRTETPHLQSAAATHPGETGKNNEDSNFLGSFRLERDARPAMLAIVADGIGGHYGGEVASQLTVDVVVAMLSAFTGREPVSHMRVAITQASRQVVRMAQENPALEGMGSTIALAWVLGDRLYGASVGDSRIYLLDDGGLHQITTDHTWVQEAIDHAVISPEEAHDHPHAHVLRRYIGSQLDVEPDLRLRLGPEDEGDQGLASQGVRLKPGSQVLLCSDGLTDLVRASEIEGILQSQAPEPAVQSLVELARNRGGHDNITVIVLAMPPPEPPARKSPKLGWLLALVIAIPLLVILTGFALGALALLGWLPW comes from the coding sequence ATGATCCGCACGGAGACCCCCCACCTGCAGTCGGCCGCCGCCACGCATCCGGGCGAGACCGGCAAGAACAACGAGGACAGCAACTTCCTCGGCAGCTTTCGCCTCGAACGCGATGCCCGGCCTGCCATGCTGGCGATTGTGGCCGACGGTATCGGCGGACACTACGGCGGCGAGGTGGCCTCGCAGCTGACCGTTGACGTCGTGGTGGCGATGCTCTCCGCCTTCACCGGCCGCGAGCCGGTGTCCCACATGCGGGTGGCGATCACCCAGGCCAGCCGTCAGGTGGTGCGCATGGCGCAGGAGAACCCGGCCTTGGAGGGCATGGGCTCGACGATTGCCCTGGCCTGGGTGTTGGGGGATCGCCTGTACGGCGCCTCCGTCGGCGACAGCCGCATCTACCTTCTGGACGACGGCGGCCTGCACCAGATAACGACGGACCACACCTGGGTCCAAGAGGCGATCGACCATGCGGTGATTTCGCCCGAGGAAGCCCACGACCATCCCCATGCCCACGTCCTCCGCCGCTACATCGGCAGCCAGCTGGATGTCGAGCCCGACCTTCGCCTGCGACTCGGCCCAGAGGACGAGGGTGATCAGGGACTGGCGAGCCAGGGAGTGCGACTGAAGCCAGGATCGCAGGTCTTGCTGTGCTCCGACGGCCTGACCGACCTGGTCAGGGCATCCGAAATCGAGGGTATTCTGCAGAGCCAGGCTCCAGAGCCGGCGGTGCAGTCGCTGGTCGAGCTGGCACGCAATCGAGGCGGGCACGACAACATCACCGTGATCGTCCTGGCGATGCCGCCCCCCGAGCCCCCGGCGCGCAAGAGCCCCAAGCTCGGCTGGCTGTTGGCGTTGGTCATCGCCATTCCGCTGTTGGTGATCTTGACGGGGTTCGCCCTCGGGGCACTGGCGTTGCTGGGATGGCTCCCCTGGTAG
- a CDS encoding GNAT family N-acetyltransferase translates to MKFESIETLETFESLAAEWNALLAGSVTNVPFLRHEYARAWWASLGGGEWPSAELQVVAGRDPTGRLVGLAPLIRLPGEPGPALHLLGSFEISDYLDLLVSADEAAPFVSGLLDFLAQEPVAGWHTLELYNLPNLSPVRGLMLELAAQRGWRATEEPLQPCPVISLPENWEGYLQSLDKKQRHELRRKLRRAEGNLPGVSLRWVDQPGEIESAMGAFLRLMRLDPQKSGFLTEAMDGHFRRLATEAKDDNWLRLAFLDAGGEPAAGYLFFDYGNRLWIYNSCLDPAFSQLSPGWVLTGMLIEWAVEHGRDEFDFLRGGEAYKFRLGGVARSIFHVRIERSPG, encoded by the coding sequence GTGAAGTTTGAGAGCATCGAGACCCTCGAAACCTTCGAGAGCCTGGCAGCAGAATGGAACGCGCTGCTCGCCGGTTCCGTCACCAATGTGCCCTTCCTGCGTCACGAGTACGCTCGCGCCTGGTGGGCGAGCCTGGGTGGCGGCGAATGGCCGTCGGCTGAGCTGCAGGTCGTGGCCGGACGCGATCCCACGGGCCGCCTGGTGGGACTGGCGCCGCTGATCCGCTTGCCGGGCGAGCCGGGTCCGGCGCTGCACCTACTGGGCAGCTTCGAGATCTCGGACTACCTGGATCTCCTGGTGTCCGCCGATGAGGCCGCGCCATTCGTCTCCGGGCTTCTTGACTTCTTGGCACAGGAACCGGTCGCCGGCTGGCACACCCTCGAACTGTACAACCTTCCCAACCTCTCGCCCGTTCGGGGCTTGATGCTCGAGTTGGCCGCCCAGCGGGGCTGGCGGGCGACGGAAGAACCCCTACAACCGTGCCCGGTGATCTCCCTGCCGGAGAACTGGGAAGGTTACCTGCAGTCCCTGGATAAGAAGCAGCGGCATGAGCTCCGGCGCAAGTTGCGACGCGCCGAAGGAAACTTGCCGGGCGTGAGCCTGCGTTGGGTCGATCAGCCCGGTGAGATCGAGTCCGCCATGGGGGCCTTCCTGCGCCTGATGCGCCTGGACCCGCAGAAGTCGGGCTTCCTGACCGAGGCTATGGATGGACACTTCCGCCGGCTGGCGACTGAGGCCAAGGATGACAACTGGCTGCGGTTGGCGTTCCTGGATGCGGGGGGCGAGCCTGCTGCCGGCTACCTGTTCTTCGACTACGGCAACCGGCTGTGGATCTACAACTCCTGCCTGGATCCGGCCTTCAGTCAGCTATCCCCTGGCTGGGTGCTGACGGGAATGCTGATCGAGTGGGCCGTCGAGCATGGCCGGGATGAGTTTGATTTCTTGCGGGGCGGCGAGGCGTACAAGTTTCGTTTGGGTGGGGTTGCCCGCTCGATCTTCCATGTGCGAATCGAGCGCAGCCCGGGCTGA